The following coding sequences lie in one Arachis hypogaea cultivar Tifrunner chromosome 4, arahy.Tifrunner.gnm2.J5K5, whole genome shotgun sequence genomic window:
- the LOC112796132 gene encoding polygalacturonase translates to MAKQLPHTLLLRHALFCSLFFTQILAKSTTYNVVDFGADPTGLKDSTLAFLGAWSNACGSWRPACIQVPPGQFLLGTATRFGGPCNNKVISISMGGATLVGPSDYRAIGEALHWLTFDQVSGVRIHGGVLDARGGSLWACKSSGQPCPIGAITLGITNSNNVVVTGLTSINSQLFHMIISGCNNVKVHGVKIMAPGNSPNTDGIHVQFSSDITILNPRIRTGDDCVSVGPGTKNLWVEDIACGPGHGISIGSLGWGMNEDGVTNVTVRTATFSKTMNGFRIKSWGRPSNGFVNNVHFEHAFMSDVQNPIVIDQHYCPYYTGCPQMASGIRISDISYKDIHGTSATQVAVKFDCSLKHPCRRLRLEDVNLTYKNQVPQASCRNAGGTAFGTVQPESCF, encoded by the exons ATGGCAAAACAACTCCCTCATACTCTTCTTCTCCGCCATGCATTGTTTTGCTCCTTATTCTTCACACAAATCTTAGCCAAATCAACAACCTACAATGTGGTCGACTTTGGAGCCGACCCAACCGGCCTCAAGGACTCCACACTGGCCTTCCTAGGTGCGTGGAGCAATGCGTGCGGGTCCTGGCGACCCGCATGCATCCAAGTACCTCCAGGGCAGTTCCTGCTTGGAACTGCCACGAGGTTCGGAGGGCCATGCAACAACAAGGTAATCTCCATAAGCATGGGAGGGGCGACGTTGGTGGGTCCCTCTGACTACAGGGCCATCGGAGAAGCACTGCATTGGTTGACTTTTGACCAGGTCAGCGGCGTTAGGATTCACGGTGGCGTTCTTGATGCCCGTGGCGGTTCCTTGTGGGCTTGCAAGAGTTCTGGCCAACCTTGCCCAATTGGAGCCATA ACACTTGGAATCACAAATTCCAACAACGTTGTTGTTACGGGGTTGACCTCAATTAACAGTCAACTGTTTCACATGATCATCAGTGGATGCAACAACGTCAAAGTGCACGGAGTGAAGATCATGGCCCCCGGAAACAGCCCCAACACCGACGGCATCCACGTCCAGTTCTCCTCTgacatcaccattctcaacccaagaATCCGGACCGGCGACGACTGTGTCTCCGTCGGCCCCGGCACCAAAAATTTGTGGGTTGAGGATATTGCATGTGGACCTGGCCATGGAATTAG CATAGGAAGCTTAGGATGGGGCATGAACGAAGATGGTGTGACCAATGTGACGGTTAGAACGGCAACATTCTCAAAGACTATGAACGGTTTTAGGATAAAATCTTGGGGGAGACCCAGCAATGGGTTTGTGAATAATGTACATTTTGAGCATGCATTTATGTCTGATGTTCAAAACCCCATTGTCATTGACCAGCATTACTGCCCTTATTACACTGGCTGCCCTCAAATG GCCTCTGGAATCAGGATCAGCGATATTTCGTATAAGGACATACATGGAACATCTGCAACACAGGTTGCTGTGAAATTTGATTGTAGTTTGAAGCATCCATGCAGACGGTTAAGGTTGGAGGATGTGAACCTAACCTACAAGAACCAAGTTCCTCAAGCATCTTGTAGAAATGCCGGTGGAACTGCATTTGGTACAGTTCAACCCGAGAGTTGCTTTTAG
- the LOC112796134 gene encoding pentatricopeptide repeat-containing protein At1g73710, whose protein sequence is MSCSGIFFVSPPSSSSSISSNFVANIITKPHYWGHLPTPITESPFPRIHCHSKTLSLPTNSPSSSSSLKSRKSKKKKGYGGNLPSILKSLEYSVDVEATLDSFSENLSPKEITVILREQGRWERVVKVFEWFKSQQGYVPNVIHYNVVLRVLGKAQRWDQLRLLWIEMAKNGVSPTNNTYSMLVDVYGKAGLVREALLWIKHMRLRGFFPDEVTMSTIVKVLKDVGEFDRADRFYKDWCDGRVELDDLDLDSLSVTATNGSRSMPISFKHFLSTELFKTGGRNILSSSNKEIGPQKPRLTSTFNTMIDLYGKAGRLKDAAEVFADMLRSGVAMDTITFNTMIFICGSHGNLLEAESLLNKMEEKGISPDTKTYNILLSLYANSGNIDAALCCYRRIRDVGLFPDDVTHRALLGALCLKNMVQAVETLIDEMEKSSVSVDEHSLPGIIKMYVNQGALDKANDMLQKFLMNSVPSSSICAAVMDAFAEKGHWLEAENVFYRERGVPGQRRDVLEYNVLIKAYGKGKLYNKAVSLFRGMKNHGTWPDGCTYNSLIQMLSGADLVDQARDLMVEMQGMAFKPHCQTFSAVIASYARLSQLSDAVSVYQEMLRAGVKPNEVVYGSLINGFAEYGSLEEALRYFNIMEESGLSANLVVLTSLLKSYCKVGNLEGVKAIYERMQSLEGGLDLVACNSMISLFADLGLVSEAKMAFENLREKGWADGISYVTMMYLYKDVGRIDEAIEIAEEMRLLGLLRDCVSYNKVLVCYATHGQLYECGELIHEMISKKLLPNNGTFKVLFTVLKKGGFPIEAVVQLESSLKEGKPYARQAAITALYSLVGMHNLALKSVQTFIESEVDLDSYAYNVAIYAYGSAGEINKALNTYMKMQDKHLEPDIVTQINMVGCYGKAGMVEGVKRIFTQLRGGEIEPCKSLFKAIIDGYKVCNRKDLAELVGQEMKITFNLEENNEVESKIESENGSDCD, encoded by the coding sequence GTATTCTGTTGATGTTGAAGCGACCCTTGATTCTTTCTCTGAGAATCTTAGTCCTAAAGAGATAACTGTTATACTTAGGGAACAGGGTAGGTGGGAGCGTGTTGTTAAGGTTTTTGAGTGGTTTAAGTCACAGCAAGGGTATGTTCCCAATGTGATTCACTATAATGTTGTGCTTAGAGTTCTTGGTAAGGCTCAGAGATGGGACCAATTGAGGCTTCTCTGGATCGAAATGGCGAAGAACGGGGTTTCGCCTACTAATAACACTTATAGCATGCTTGTTGATGTGTATGGGAAAGCAGGTCTTGTTAGAGAAGCACTTCTGTGGATTAAGCATATGAGGTTGAGGGGTTTTTTTCCTGATGAGGTTACAATGAGTACGATTGTTAAGGTGTTGAAGGATGTGGGAGAGTTTGATAGGGCAGATAGGTTTTACAAGGATTGGTGTGATGGTAGGGTTGAGTTAGATGATCTTGATTTGGATTCTCTATCAGTTACTGCTACGAATGGTTCTAGATCGATGCCTATTAGTTTCAAGCATTTCCTTTCGACCGAGCTGTTTAAGACGGGTGGGAGAAACATTTTGAGTTCATCAAACAAGGAGATTGGTCCCCAGAAACCCCGGTTGACTTCAACTTTCAATACCATGATAGATTTGTATGGCAAGGCCGGACGACTAAAGGATGCTGCCGAAGTCTTTGCTGATATGTTAAGATCCGGAGTGGCAATGGATACAATCACTTTTAATACTATGATCTTTATCTGTGGAAGTCATGGTAATTTGTTGGAAGCTGAATCTCTGCTTAATAAAATGGAAGAAAAGGGTATATCCCCTGATACGAAAACTTACAATATCCTTCTGTCCTTGTATGCTAATTCGGGGAATATTGATGCTGCTCTTTGTTGTTATAGAAGGATTAGGGATGTTGGGCTCTTTCCGGATGATGTAACTCACAGAGCTCTTCTTGGTGCGTTATGCTTAAAGAATATGGTTCAAGCTGTGGAAACTCTGATTGATGAAATGGAGAAATCTTCTGTTTCTGTCGATGAGCACTCTCTTCCTGGTATCATCAAGATGTATGTTAATCAAGGAGCCCTTGACAAAGCAAATGATATGCTTCAGAAATTTCTAATGAACAGTGTACCATCATCAAGTATATGTGCTGCAGTTATGGATGCTTTTGCTGAAAAGGGACATTGGCTTGAAGCCGAGAATGTGTTTTATAGGGAAAGAGGTGTGCCAGGGCAGAGAAGGGATGTCCTAGAATACAATGTCTTGATCAAAGCGTATGGCAAAGGAAAACTTTACAACAAAGCTGTTTCTCTCTTCAGGGGAATGAAGAATCATGGGACTTGGCCTGATGGTTGCACTTATAATTCTCTCATTCAGATGTTATCCGGTGCTGATTTAGTCGATCAGGCAAGAGATCTCATGGTTGAAATGCAAGGGATGGCATTTAAGCCACATTGTCAGACTTTTTCTGCTGTTATTGCATCCTATGCTCGTCTCAGTCAGCTTTCTGATGCTGTCAGTGTGTACCAGGAAATGCTACGAGCGGGAGTAAAACCAAATGAGGTTGTGTATGGATCTTTAATAAACGGATTTGCAGAATACGGTAGTCTTGAGGAGGCACTTAGGTATTTCAACATTATGGAAGAATCCGGATTATCTGCCAATTTAGTTGTGTTGACATCCTTGCTAAAGTCTTATTGTAAGGTTGGGAACTTGGAAGGAGTAAAAGCGATTTATGAACGGATGCAGAGCTTGGAAGGTGGTCTTGATTTAGTCGCGTGCAATAGTATGATCAGTCTCTTTGCAGATCTTGGATTGGTATCCGAAGCCAAGATGGCTTTCGAGAATTTGAGAGAAAAGGGCTGGGCAGACGGGATTTCATACGTGACAATGATGTATCTTTATAAAGATGTGGGAAGGATtgatgaggccattgagattGCGGAGGAGATGAGGCTTTTAGGTTTACTGAGGGATTGTGTTTCATATAATAAGGTACTGGTTTGTTACGCCACTCATGGACAGCTTTATGAGTGTGGTGAACTAATACATGAGATGATATCTAAGAAGCTTTTGCCAAATAATGGAACTTTTAAAGTGTTGTTCACTGTATTAAAGAAGGGAGGGTTTCCAATTGAAGCAGTTGTGCAGTTGGAGTCATCTCTGAAGGAGGGGAAGCCTTATGCGCGACAAGCTGCGATCACTGCTTTGTATTCTTTAGTTGGTATGCACAATTTGGCGCTTAAATCCGTTCAGACATTCATAGAATCCGAGGTTGATCTTGACTCCTATGCATATAATGTGGCAATCTATGCATATGGTTCGGCTGGAGAAATCAACAAGGCCTTGAACACATACATGAAAATGCAGGATAAGCATTTGGAGCCGGACATTGTGACTCAGATTAATATGGTAGGTTGTTATGGAAAAGCCGGCATGGTTGAAGGCGTGAAACGGATATTTACCCAACTAAGAGGCGGAGAGATCGAGCCATGCAAGTCTTTGTTCAAGGCTATTATAGATGGTTACAAAGTTTGCAATAGAAAGGACCTAGCTGAGTTAGTTGGCCAAGAGATGAAAATCACATTCAACTTGGAAGAAAATAATGAAGTTGAGAGCAAAATTGAAAGTGAAAATGGAAGTGATTgtgattga
- the LOC112796133 gene encoding xylulose 5-phosphate/phosphate translocator, chloroplastic: protein MLSLNVVSPSSSSVTFTKHNHNSSINASTIFRSNLLSKVQSHKNLPCLRTTTTSQLHEQGHQSSKLSFMPTSQIQDSITKLGTFNRFLTHPFESKAKPINQVVKAASSGANPEGGEESVAPKSKTLKLALVFGLWYFQNIIFNIYNKKALNIFPFPWLLASFQLFVGSIWMLTLWALKLQPCPKISKPFIFALLGPALFHTIGHISACVSFSKVAVSFTHVIKSAEPVFSVIFCSVLGDRFPIQVWLSILPIVLGCSLAAVTEVSFNLQGLWGALISNVGFVLRNIYSKRSLQNFKEVDGLNLYGWITIVSLFYLFPVAVFIEGSQWIPGYYKAIEAIGKPSTFYIWVLLSGVFYHLYNQSSYQALDEISPLTFSVGNTMKRVVVIVSSVLVFRNPVRPLNGLGSAIAILGTFLYSQATAKKPKKIEGEKSS, encoded by the coding sequence ATGTTGTCTTTGAATGTAGTTTCACCTTCATCTTCCAGTGTCACTTTCACCAAACACAATCACAATTCTTCCATAAATGCATCCACCATTTTCAGGTCAAATCTCCTCAGCAAGGTTCAAAGCCACAAGAACCTACCCTGCCTCAGAACCACCACCACTTCCCAGCTCCATGAACAAGGTCACCAAAGTTCCAAGCTTTCTTTCATGCCCACATCTCAGATCCAAGATTCAATTACGAAGTTAGGAACTTTCAACAGGTTCCTCACACACCCTTTTGAGTCCAAAGCAAAACCCATTAACCAAGTTGTGAAAGCAGCTTCTTCTGGTGCCAATCctgaaggaggagaagaaagtgTAGCCCCCAAATCAAAGACCCTAAAGCTTGCACTTGTTTTTGGTCTATGGTACTTCCAAAACATCATCTTCAACATTTACAACAAGAAGGCCTTGAACATTTTCCCATTTCCATGGCTTCTAGCTTCATTCCAGCTATTTGTTGGTTCAATTTGGATGCTAACTCTATGGGCCTTAAAGCTCCAGCCATGTCCAAAAATCTCAAAGCCTTTCATCTTTGCACTTCTTGGACCTGCTTTGTTCCACACAATAGGCCACATCTCAGCTTGTGTCTCATTCTCTAAGGTTGCTGTTTCATTCACTCATGTAATCAAATCAGCAGAACCTGTTTTCTCTGTCATATTCTGTTCTGTTCTTGGTGATAGGTTCCCTATTCAGGTTTGGCTCTCAATTCTACCTATTGTTCTTGGTTGTTCTCTAGCTGCAGTAACTGAAGTGTCTTTCAACTTGCAAGGATTGTGGGGTGCCTTAATTAGCAATGTTGGATTTGTGTTGAGGAATATATATTCTAAGAGAAGTTTGCAGAATTTCAAGGAGGTTGATGGATTGAACTTATATGGTTGGATTACTATAGTTTCattgttttatttgtttcctGTGGCTGTTTTCATTGAAGGGTCTCAATGGATTCCGGGGTATTATAAGGCAATTGAAGCTATTGGAAAACCATCCACATTTTATATTTGGGTTTTGCTTTCTGGTGTGTTCTACCATCTCTATAACCAATCATCTTACCAAGCCTTGGATGAGATTAGTCCTTTAACTTTTTCAGTTGGGAACACAATGAAGAGAGTGGTGGTGATCGTGTCGTCGGTTTTGGTGTTCAGGAATCCGGTTAGACCACTTAATGGCCTAGGATCCGCCATTGCCATTCTCGGAACTTTCCTGTATTCGCAGGCAACTGCGAAGAAACCAAAGAAAATTGAAGGTGAAAAGAGTAGTTAG